The window TGTCTGTGGTTGCAAAATAACAACGTCAAGCCTGAAAGGTGGCAAGATTTGACCATTTGTGAAAATGATTTATCCAAGTAAAGCGAAGCGGTAATTTGTTGTGGCAAGTTCTAGCCAGTTGGATAGAAACAATACAGGATTAGAAAAAGGGAACTAGAAATGGAAGAAACGGGGGTTCCGTACAAAATTGATTCTCCGACTAATTGGTTGTTGGGAGGTTGGCACTCACCATTCCAACAAATTTCCGCTGGCTGTTATATCGTTGGAAAGTCAAAGCGATCTAGTGGCGAAATTTCTTAAAAAATACAAATTCGCTGCAAAATTAGATTGTTGCTTGGATTCGTTTGCGAAAAGCGCGTAAAGCAGGGCTTCTGCCCGTTGTTCGGCTTTGGTTGAGGAGTTCGGCAATGAGGGTAGGAACGGGAAGTTCGGAAAAAGTAGGGCTTGTGGAACTTGGTTGGTATTGCTCCGAGTGCAAAACATAAATGTTCAACGCACTACTTTCATAAATCCACAACTCCGGAACCCCCAATCCCAGATAGGCATCGATTTGCGTTTTGGAAGTGACATCGACTTCTAAAGCAAGGTCGGGTGGTGGATCGATCGCTGGATCGAGACGGTCTTTGCCCACCACAAGCTGATGGTTGGCCATATAAAAGCACTCATCCGGTTCGATGCCATAGCCTCGTTCGGGATTTTTGAATGTGGTCGAACCCAAACACTCGCAATCGATTTCCAATTCTTCTAATAAAATTTTGATGGCATCGCTAATGAGAGATTTTTCTCGCTCGCGTTTGGGCAGCGGTATCCTGATTTCTAAAGTGTTTTGATAGTAGGCAATGCGGGCAGCGCGATGTTCGCCCAGTTCTTTTAAAATGGCTTCCAAGGCTTGCCAGTCAATATCTCGCAGCCACAATCTTTGACCGGGGGGAATGTCGAGTTGTTGTAGTTGTAGGGTAACCATCGATCGCTTTTTTTTAATTACAAACGGCATTTCAATCTTGCCAAACCAGTTGCAAATCCATTTCAAAATTAGATAGTATGGGTTCGCCGGAGAGCTTGTCAGGGCGATCGCATATTTCAACTTTTCCTTGACAGCGATAAATCCAAACTTGGCGAGATTCGGGTTCGACCAACCAACCCAACTGCGTACCATTATCGATATATTCCTGCAATTTTTGCTGGAGCGTTTCTAACTCATCCGTCGGAGAACGTAACTCAATAACAAAATCCGGGCAAATGGGAGCAAACTTGCGTTTTTGTTCTGGAGAAAGACTTTGCCAGCGTTCTTTTTTCACCCAAGCAGCATCCGGGGAACGAATGGCACCGTTGGAAAGCTTGAAACCAGTAGAAGAATCGAAAGCCACACCTAAATTCGTTTGCTGGTTCCAAACCCAAAGCTGGGCACTCAATCCCAAACTTTGACGACCGCTTTCGCTGCCTGTGGGAGGCATGGCAATCAATTCTCCCTGGGCACTGCGTTCCAACCGTAAGTTCGGATTGCAGCGGCAGATTTGCGCGAATATTTCATCGGTGAGTTTTAATTGGGGGTCGAGGTTGATGGCAATCATAGGTCATCCATCAAATTAAATCCACAGTATTGCCGATGCTATCCATCATAATTTGATAAAGCCGATCGCGTTTGGATTGCCGGTAGCCATGCACGAACAATCGCGTCACCAGATAGCGTGCCTTTTCCCCCGCGATCGCATTTTGGTGATATTTCGGCAACACCATCAACTTCATCTCCGTAGGTTCCCCTCCCGACAAACCGGGCACAAAATATCTCACCCCCGCCAGTTCCACAGCCCCCAAACGCCGGTAAAATTGAATGCGTCGTTGGCGTTGCTGGCGTTCTGTCGGCGATAAAGGAGATTTCAACACATCATTGCCCGCATCTGGGGTTTCCACTTCCAACAGCAAATACCGCCGAGACTGCTGGTGTATAGTTGCCACAATTTGACGCAAAAATTGACTGCCAATGCCCCGACCGCGAAAATCTTGATGGGTTGCCAAATATCCCAGCAGCACAAACTCCGTTCCCGATAAAGGCGAAGTTAGCGCCATAAATACCACTTTTTCATCTAAATATCCCACAAACAGACGGTCTTGGCGATTTTGGACCCGTTTTCGCATCCGTTCGCTACTGAAACGTTCGTCTGCCGGGAAAGCAGTCTCGTAAATTTGCAACACGGCTTCCCAATCGGCATGGGAGGTATCGGTGAGTTCGCGCAGTTCCAACATAGAGAAAATGAATTGTCAGGAAAACAAAAGAAAAAATTGTAAATTTGTCAACCGTTTTGCTGTAAAGTTTTGTGAAACCTGCTTGAATCTCCAGTAAGGTGGAGACTTTACGCTAGAACCAATTCTCAATTCATTGTTTCCAGGAGGGGTTCTAGCATGGTCAAAGCCAGAACCAAGGCAAAAAACCAGAGTCAAATCCAAAACCAACAATTTCAACTATCGGGCATGAGTTGTGCTGCCTGTGCCAACCGAGTGGAGAAAGCCATCAGCGGTGTCGAGGGCGTGCGATCGTGCAATGTTAATTTTGCCCTTTCGCAAGCGACGGTGGAATACGACGGCACCCAAGCCGATAGCGAACAAATTCAAGCAGCAGTCAAAGAAGCGGGATACGGTGCCGAACCCGTTTCCCTAGATGCGGAAACGGAAGACGACAGCCAAAATCGCGCCGAAAAACGCCAGCAACGCCTTCTCCAGAAAAAAGTCATTGTTGGCGGCGTTATCAGTTTTATCTTGGTGGTGGGTTCCCTACCAGCCATGACCGGGATCGATATACCTTTTATTGCCCCTTGGTGGCACAATGCCTGGTTGCAATTGCTACTGACAACGCCGGTGGTCTTTTGGTGCGGTAGCGGTTTTTATATCGGTGCCTGGAAAGCTGCCAAACACGCTACGGCGGATATGAACACGCTGGTGGCTTTGGGCACGGGAGCGGCGTATTTGTATTCGCTGTTTCCCACGTTCTTTAGTGGTTTCTTTGAATCGCAGGATCTATCTACCCAAGTGTACTACGAAGCGGCAGCGGTGGTGATTACCCTGGTGTTGCTGGGCAGGTGGCTGGAACATCGTGCCAGGGGGCAAACTTCTGAGGCGATTCGCAAGTTAATGGGATTGCAAGCCAAGACGGCAAGGGTGATTCGCGACGGTCGAGAACAAGATATTCCCATTTCTCAGGTGCAAGTGGGGGATATATTTTTGGTGCGACCTGGGGAAAAAATTCCGGTAGATGGGGAAGTAACCCAAGGTTCTTCGACGGTAGACGAATCCATGGTGACGGGAGAACCGATTCCGGCGACCAAAAAAGCTGGCGATGAGGTGATTGGCGCAACCATTAACAAAACTGGCAGCTTTCAAGCCAAAGCATCGCGGGTGGGCAAAGATACGGTTTTATCCCAAATTGTACAGTTGGTGCAAGAAGCTCAGGGCAGCAAAGCTCCCATTCAAAAGTTGGTCGATCGCGTGACGGCTTGGTTTGTGCCCACGGTTATGGCGATCGCTTTGCTAACGTTTGTGGTGTGGTTCTTTGCCAGTGGCAATTTGACGTTTGCCCTGGTGGCGACGGTGAGCGTTTTGATTATTGCGTGCCCCTGTTCGCTGGGTCTGGCAACGCCAACTTCGGTGATGGTGGGAACCGGCAAAGGTGCGGAAAACGGCATTTTAATTAAAGGGGCAGATAGTCTGGAAATTGCCCACCACTTGCAAACCATTGTGCTGGATAAAACCGGAACCCTGACAGCGGGCAAACCTTCGGTGACCAATTACGTAACCGTTGACGGGGCAAGCGGCGACGAATTGAAAATTTTGCAGTTGGCGGCAACTTTGGAAAAAAGTTCCGAACATCCCATTGCGGAAGCGATCGTGGAATATGCCAAATCCCAGGAAGTGAGCCTGTTGGGTTCTGTGGAAGATGGTTTTGAAGCGATCGCAGGTAGCGGCGTGCAAGGCAGAGTAGACGGTCGTTGGGTGCAAATTGGCACGGCAGCTTGGATGCGGGAGTTAGAAATCGATACCCAACCTTTGGCGGAATATGCGGAAAAAGCGGAAGAGGATGCCAAAACCACGGTTTGGATTGCTATTGACGGTCGTCTGGAAGGGTTGCTAGCGATCGCGGATGCGGTGAAACCCACGGCTGCCACCGTTGTAGCAGCGTTGCAGCGGATGGGGATTGAAGTGGCGATGCTGACGGGAGACAACCAACATACAGCTCATGCGATCGCGCGTGAGGTAGGTATTGACCGGGTATTTGCGGAAGTTCGCCCCGACCAAAAAGCCGAAATTGTGCGATCGCTGCAAGCCGAAGTTCCCAAAAACAAACGCAACCACCGCCGCAAGCTAGTAGCCATGGTTGGCGATGGCATCAACGACGCTCCCGCCTTGGCACAAGCCGACATTGGCATTGCCATTGGCACCGGCACCGACATTGCCATTTCCGCTAGCGACATCACCCTAATTTCCGACGACCTGCACGGCATCGTCACCGCCATTCAACTCAGTCGCGCTACCATGAAAAATATTCGCCAAAATCTCTTTTTCGCTTTCGTTTACAATACGGCCAGCATTCCCATTGCCGCCGGATTGTTCTATCCCATTTTCGGATGGTTGCTCAATCCCATGATTGCCGGCGGTGCCATGGCGTTTAGTTCGGTTTCCGTGGTTACCAACGCCCTCCGTTTGCGTAAATTTGAACCACGACTCGACGAAACCTGCCGAAGTTAGCGATAGAAAGGTATTTCCCATGCCCACCATCAACAAAGCACGCCTGCGACGCCTCCATTCCACCCTAGCCCCAATTATGATGTTGCCCTTGCTGTTGACGCTGATTACAGGGTCTGCCTATCAGTGGGCGATTCTCAACGGCAAAAGCGGCGACTGGCTTTGGCTGCTGGATTTGCATCGCGGCAAGTTCGGCAGCATCGACCTAACCAGCATTTATCCGTTTCTGAATGCGTTGGGATTGCTAACGTTGGTTATAACGGGGGTTATCATGTGGTGGCAGCTTCCCAAGCGTCGCAGGGGATGATGGGTATGGGGATAAATGATGGGAGATGATAAATGCGACCATATTATTGACAAAGACCGAACACCAATATCAAAATGATTACAAAATTCTGTTGTGTCCAAAATTTTACTATATATAACAATAGTTGTTTATTAATACATGACTTTATGTTTCAAATATATAAAATTTTCTCTAAATAGCTTTAATTTTTGAGTATGTTTGAATCAATTAATTGCTTTGTTTGTATGTAAAATTAATTGTTTACATATAGAAGTAAGACAAAATTTAAACTATGCAAAATTGGAAAGATAAACAGTTAGAAGGTTTAATAAATTGTGATAATGATGAAAAATCGAGCAAGTAATTTACTAAAATAGGGGGATAAGGCTTAAATAAATTCAATCAAATAATGTTTCAAAAAGTTAAATTAAGTTATTTTTCAAATTTAGGGCAAGTTGAATGGCAAAAACTGGAATCAGATCTAGGTTTTCCTAGCAGTTTGATTCAATTGCGCGATCGCGCCACAACGGAGCTCAATTAAATTTTCAAATTTAAGACTTCCGTTTTTCTGAAAGCGTTATTGAGTCAGTCTTTAGGATAGCAACAGTCGCCATAGTTCAGCAATTCTGCAACAGGAGGTTGATAGTTAGACATATTCGTTGATTGGAATAGAAGGGTTTATAGCAGTTTTAGAATCATGAAGTACAAAATTAAGCCTTAAATTGTCTTATAATAAGCATATGCTGTACCTCACCACTGTCGGAATTGCTATATTGATTTATACCATTTCCTTAATAATATGCAAGAGATAATAGAGGCATTTTGGTAGGGGCGCAACGCATGAGTAGGGGCGCTTCGCGAAGCGCCCCTACCAGGGCAATTGAGAAATTCCAGACAATCGTTGTTTTTCAGAAATGGTATTAGACGACCTTGGTGGAATCACGGTCAGCGTTGGAATTAAGCTAATTGTATAATGATGGTTAATTGGATTCAAGTCAAAGGCAAGGTTAAACAAGGATATGGCGTTGCTTCAGGAAAATCCGGCGATCCTCGCTTCCCAAAAGGGACACTGGAATTGCAAAAACCATTGTTTCATGAAAGAGGACTGAATCTGGATGGCTACTATGTAGGGACGATCAATCTTTCAATTGCTCCATACCAATATAAAATCAAAAATCCCAAGTGTACCTTTCGACAAGTGAAATGGTCCCCTGAAAATCCTGCCGAAGACTTTTCGTTTTTTGATTGCCGAATTGTGACCGATTCCAATCATCGATTAAACGGCTTGATCTACTATCCTCACCCTGAAACCAAACCCGAACATTTTCAGTCTCCTGATATTCTTGAAATTATTACCTTCCCCCTTGAGGATTTAAATGATGGGGATGAGCTAATGATTGAAGTGAACTCAGAACAAATGACAATTCATTAGATATTGTTGTTCCATCAATCGTTCAAGTTATTACAAGGGGATTTCTAAAAATCCATGGCGCGATCGCCTCTGGCAGCGAATCGAAGATTCGATCGCGCGGTTGGCACGTTTGCCGGAAGCAAAATTACCAAATGAGTTAAAGCAACAATCAAAGAAACCCTGAAAGCAGTTTTCCTAGAAGCCTACGGGAAACCAGACGTTTTGAAAATTAAAGAAATTGTTTCTCCCCAACCCAGTAAAGGAGAAATTTTGGTCAAAATTATTGCTGCTGGTGTCAATCGGGGTGACATGATGCAACGTCGCGGCTAATATCACCCACCCGATCCCCATACCGAAGAAATACCAGGTTTAGAATTTGCCAGTGTCGATGATGGCACCTCGATCGATCGTGGCGCTCAATTAGGCAATTAATCTCATGAATCATGCCATTGTTTGATGATAGGATAAAACTTTAGATTCGCTAGGCTCAGCAGCGATCGCGCCCTCAAGGAAAAATGTACTACTTATTAACATTAATCGGATTAGTGATTGGTGCCAAAATTGGCATTAAATTTGCTGATATCGATCGACACTTTCCAGAGTGGTTATTGCATCATCGTGCCTTTTTGACTCATGGTGCAATTATTCCCATGCTATTAGCTAGCATCACTACTTTAACTCAAATTCAATTAATACGAGGCTTTACCATTGGTTTTTGTGTCACCAATGCCGTTCATCTCAGTTTCGATCTTTTTCCCAAATCATGGCGAGGATATGCTTTAATTCATGTGTTTGACTGGTCCTTACCACCGGTGGCTTCATGGCTTTGGATTTCCTTGGGTATTCTTGTCAGTTTATTGATTGCTTATATTCTCTGGCGTAATTTCCTTGATATCATTGTGACTGTAGGAAGCATCATTTTTGGTTTTTCTGTCTATGCCCATGAGGGAATCTGGTTTCCAGCGATCGCGTTTTTCACTTCAGCTATTTTAGCTGTCAGTGCTGCGTCATTATTCTTTCCTTCTGTTGGAAATCGAAAATTGTAAGGCAGCAACCGTTCGATCCATCGTTGAAATAGCGATCCCATATGTGGAAATAGCTTAATAAAGCCAGGCAAAACATTTGCGATTGAGATAAAGCCTCACTACGCCTAATACCATTTCCTTGATAATATGCAAGAGATAATAGAGGCATTTTTGTAGGGGCGCAACGCGTGAGCGCCCCTACCAGGGCAATTGAGAAATTCCAGACTCGTTGTTTTTCAGAAATGGTATTAGATTGACGCAGTACTTGATTGGATATTAATAAAGAGAATTAACGCTCGATCGTTAGCTTGGGAGTAAACTTGAAGCATGGGAACCATGTTGAGACAAAGAGACGGGTTGGTAATCGTGTTGACACGGGTGGGGTTGCTGGATAAACCAGTGCTGGTCTCCTTGTTCCGATAAGGAAGAAATTTGACTGCCTGCTGTCACAAACGCTCCGTGCATACAAACCCCACCGTGATGATCCCTTAAAATAGACTGGGCTGTCTCTACAGAAAACTTGCCTTGATTGAACTGACAAAGTTGCCTGACTCTACCTTCTCTGGAATGAGGAGATGGTACGTCGCTGACGAAACTGCTGCTAAAGATTTGGGCAAAGTCAAAGTCTTGTTCGCTCTGACACCATCCCTGATTAATTGCGAATTCAACCACTTCAGGGTGGCGGATTGTACCAGCATTTCTGATACTAAGCTGATTAGAGATCGACCGGGTTCCGCTAGTGACTTGTTCGGCAACCCAATACTGACCGGCGGTTTCTAAAACCCAGGCTTCTTTTCGATCCGCAATCAAAAAAGAGTTATGGTAGTTCATGGAAAAGTGTTCGGCACAGTTGCCTCCTTGTCCGTATTGGGACAACAACTCAACAATCACCTGTAAGGCTTTCCTGGCGCTGGTACCTCTTTCCAAACCCAAACGCACTAAATCCATGCCCAGTAACCCCGTGCTGCGAGTCGGTTCGATGGTCCACACTGCTTCATTGCCAATGACCACTCCGCATTCGTTAGCCCCCATTTCTGCGCCCCACATCCACTTCGGTTGGGAAATAATGACGGCGAGGGTTTGTTCCACTTGAGGAATGGTGATGTAGGTACACTCAACAGAGGCTTGAGCGGTATAGGTTTGAGCAGGAATGACAATTGCCTCTTGTATTTCTCCTGCTGGACGGTCGCTATTTTTGCCAAAAATCAGCTCTCCTGTTTTTGTAACATCGGGTAGAGCCACCAGAGAATCACACATTCTTATTCCTCCTGCTATTGGGACTTAAACAAAACTCCCTGCGCGATCGCGACTAGAAACAATGGTTCCTGGTATCATCGCGATCGCTAGAAACCACAAATAGCAATTCAATATAATTTCGGTATTGGTTAACTGCTGGCTCAACTGACTTGGTTCTTGTAAAAGGCGTATCATAATAAAACTGCCTTCAAACGTAGATACCATCCCATCAGCCAACTCCTCAGCTTTTACTGGCAAACCAGGAGGATATTTCGTTAGAATTTACCCTGAAACTTCCAAAATTTCCTTGCCAGAAAACGCTACGCACTGATGCAACAAATCTTCAATACCACTAACCGGTAAAATATGCGTCTTCAACTCGCAAGCCACCTCCAACACCGTCATATCATCCAAAAACACCGTATCGTCATTTTTCAGCAACAGGGAAGGCAACAAAATCGCATCTCCCAAATCCTTCCCTGACAAACCACGCAACAAATCTTGCCCCGTCAGCAATCCCGTCACCGCAATATCAATTCCCCAATACCAACTGGGCAACGCCACCATCTCCACCGTCAATCCTTCTACTTGATTGAGACGCTGGCAAATGGGTTGAAATGCTTTTTCCACAGCATTGCCCACCACCCAACTCAACCGTCGTGGCGTTTCTACTCGCGTGGGTAAATTCTGGGCGGCTGTTTCAAATTCTGATAAGAACAAACGAATGGAACCAACTCCATTGCCCAATTGGGGATAGTCTTCGTAGTGAGATTCGGGGGGCAAATCTTCCCCGGCAATTAAAAACCATTCGTCAGCCAGCCACGCAAAACGAGAATTGATTTCTGGATCTGCCAGAAACTCGCTTTGTAACTTCTGCACTTGCCCCACCACTTCCTGTGCTTTGGCGGGTTTTACCGGTACCAGTTCGTCTTCGCTGGGGCGAAATCGCGTCAATCCCACCGGAACTACGGCTACCGATGCCACTGCTGGAATGTCGCCACCACCAAACTGTGCCAAATCTCGCAGGGTGCGTTCTAAATGTTCGCCGTCGTTGATGCCCGGGCAAACTACCACTTGAGCGTGAATTTGCAAGCGGCGATCGCGAAACCACTGGAGTTGTTCTAAAATTCTACCAGCACGAGGATTTTTTAACAGGCGGCTGCGTACTTCCGGTTCGGTGGCGTGAACGGAAACATACAGCGGCGACAAACGCAACCGGGCAATTCGTTCCCATTCTTGCGGCAATAAATTGGTGAGGGTGAGATAGGAACCGTAAAGAAAACTGAGGCGATAATCGTCGTCTTTCAGGTAGAGGGTTTCCCGCTTGCCTGGCGGTTGTTGGTCGATGAAGCAAAAAGGGCAGGCGTTGTTGCACTGCATTAAACCATCGAAGAGGGCGGTTTCAAATTCTAAGCCCAAATCTTCATCGACTTCTTTTTCAATTTCAAGATAGTGGCGATCGCTGTTTTGGTCAACGACTTCCAGTTCCAAGTATTCGTCGGCACACAAAAATTGATAGTCAATCAAATCTCGGGGTGCTTCGCCGTTAATCTTGGCAATGGCGTCTCCCGCCTCGAACCCCATTTCGGCGGCGATGGAATCCGGTAGAACTTTGCTAATTTTCGCTGGCTTTACGTTCATGTTTGGTCTTTATTTTACGCTCGTTTTCTTGACAATAAAAGCAAAATATGCTATGCATTTGCGGTCCAAGGCAGTTTTGCCCAAATCGCTAGCAAAATCGCCACGCCAAAAATCAGGCGATACCACACAAACACCCAAGTATTCTGGGTTTGCAAGTAGCGAATCAACCACGCGATCGCTAAATACGAAAATATTACCGCCGAAATCAATCCTACCAACATCGCCACGGGTCCAACGTTCGAGGTAGAAGTTTTAAAAATTTCCGGCAGTTCTACCAATCCTGCCAAGGTAATCGCTGGAATCCCCAACAAAAAGGAAAACCGCGCTGCGGTGGCTCGCTGCAATCCCAAATACAAACCGGCGGTGATGGTTGCCCCGGAACGGGATACGCCGGGAATCAAAGCCAACGATTGCGCCACGCCAGTCCAAATGCCATCGTTTCTTCCTAGGGTATCGAACCCGCGTTTGTGGGCGCTACCTACTTCCGCGATCGCCATAAACAGGGACATAAAAATAGAAGCCAATGCGATCGCAGTCAAGCTCCGTAAAGGGGAATTTTCATAATCAATAACAATTCCTGACTTTAAAAGCAACCCCAAAATCACAATGGGAATGGTACCCACAGCAATTCCCACCGCAATCCGAAACTCCTGTGCCTGATAATCTCTCTGTTGAATGGCTCGAAAGCTACCCTTGGTCAACGTCGATAAATCTTTCCAGAAATACCACAACACTGCCGCAATACTTCCTAATTGAATCACAGCGGTAAACGATACCCCCGGGTCGCCCCATCCCAAAGCAACGGGAACCACTTTTAAATGAGCGGTACTGCTAATGGGGATAAATTCTGTCAAGCCCTGCACCATCCCCAATACAGCCGCTTGAAACCAATTCATGGAAGCGGTGGCATCGGTTGCCTCGGTGGTGGCGGCAGCTTGAGTTACCAAAAACGGCAGACTAAATCCCAAACTCCCCAAACCAAGCCAACGCCACCCTGCAGTACGGCTTAGCGATCGCCATTTTGCCATTATTTGTTGTTCCTTCGTCTCCTCTCGTTTGTACCACTTTATAGCACGGGAGCAGGAATTTCAGCTTGGGAGCGTACCGAGCGTGGAAGCGTACCGAGCCTGGGAGCGTACCGAGCCTGGGAGCCTGGGAGCTTGGGAAATGAAATCCGAAAAAAAACCACAATTTTATAGTAGGGGCAACCCCCCGTGGTTGCCCTGTTTTTGTATTTATCCTGTTCCTGTATTTGCTCTGTTTCCGTAGTTGCCCTGTTCCTGTATTTATTCTGTTCCGTTGTTTCTTGCCATTCGCCACCTGAAGGTAAAGTAATAAGCGATCGCATCTTACTGTCGATCGTCCCCCAACATCAAAAATTCCCACCCACCAATCTTCCCCAAACCAAAGTAAATGTATATCTCCCAAGCTCGGTACCTCGGTACGCTCGGTAGCTCCCAAAATTGCCACTTTCCCTTAAAGAAAGCTAAAATTTCAACCAATATCCCCCCAGGGGGGATAAGATTGTGGTATCTTAAGGAAAATGAAATTAAGTAAATAAATCTTAACAATAACTTTGTTTGACCAAAAACCAAGCACAATGCTAAACACCCATATATCCCTGCTGGAAAAAGCAGTTCCCAAATCTACAACCTCCGCGAAGAAAATCTTTCCTCCCCAAATAGCGTTGAAATGGCAAGCCTTTTTTGGGGCAGTGTTCTTAGTTTGCGTACCGGTATTCATACAAGCCCCCATGGTGCGGGAGTTGCCCTTGGCGAGTCTGGCAATAACTGGCATCTGGGTATGGCTGGGGATGCGGTTACTGTCTCAACCCAAAATGGCTTTGTGGGGAGACTTGTTGTTAGGGTTTAGCTGGAGCTGGTTGGCTGGTTCCATTTATTGGGGATGGCTGCGCGCGGAACCCTACGTGCATTTGCCCGTCGAAGCCATTGGTTTGCCCTTTGCCATTTGGTGCTTGTATCGGGGACGCTGGCAAGTGGGAAATTGGTTTTATTTGGGTTCTTTACTGGGAACCGCTATCACCGATTTGTATTTTTATGCTGTAGGGTTAATTCCCTACTGGCGTCGCGTGATGCAGGTAGACCCGGAACAAGCCTTGCCGATTTTGCAAGAAGCGGTAGCCTTGGTACAGACCCCTTGGGGAATTAGCTGTGCTGGCTTGCTAGCTGCTATATTGCTAGCTACGGGGTTGTTCCCATTACGAATTCGCCAAGCTCGTTGGTGGGCTTTCAGTGGTGCCGTTTTGAGTACAATTCTGGTAGACTTTTTATTTTGGTTGGGGGCATCTGCTGCCTAAACATCCGGAAGGATATGGAATATGGCAGAATTTATCCGGCAATAATTCTCTGGCTACGGTTGGGAGAAGCTATGCTTAGTAATAGATTTGGAAGTTTTGCCAGTGAGGGATGCGGTAACAGTGCCACCCATCCATCCTTATCTCGTCAGGCGCGGCAAGTCTGGTAAAAGCTATTTGCCCTTAGATGAGGGCAATTGCTGGACCGTTGGTCGCAGTAAAGACAACGATCTGGTTATCCCCGACCGTTGGATGTCCAGACATCATGCGATTTTGCAATATATGGATAATGGAGAATTATTCCTGATCGATTTGGGAAGTCGCAATGGTTCTTTTGTCAACGGTCGTCGGGTTAGCATTCCGGTTGCCCTGCAAAGCGGCGATCGCTTAGTGTTTGGTCAAACAGAGTTAGAGTTCTACCACCCAGCCCAACCCCATAGCGAGGAACTGGAAGAATCAGAAGTCGAAGATTTGACGGCCACATTGCACGTGCGCCGCCTCATTTCTGTTATGGTAATTGACATCCGCGGGTTTACGGTGATGACCCGCAACATGGATGAAAAAGTACTTTCGGAGATGATTGGCAGTTGGTTTCGCCAGTGCGGTAATATCCTGCGGGAACACGGCAGTTGGGTGGATAAATACATTGGCGATGCAGTCATGGCGGTATGGTTTCACACCAGCGAAGGGGTGCGCCAGCAGGAAATTGCGCGCATTTTCGCCGCCATTGACGCCCTGCACGAAGTGAGCCAAAAACTCAGCCAGCAATATCCCGTGCCTTTCCCCATGCGCATTGGGGCTGGATTAAATACGGGGTATGCTATGGTAGGGAATACGGGAACCGGCGATCGCCCCGATTATACCGCCCTGGGAGATACGGTGAACGCAGCTTTTCGTCTGGAGTCAGCCACCAAAGAAATCAAACAGGATGTTGCTATTGGCGAAACCACCTACAGCTCTTTTCAACAGTGGTGCCCAGATAGTGTTCTATTTCAGCCGCATACCGTCAATTTAAAAGGCTACGAAACCCCTATTGCCACCTACACCACCACATTTGACCAACTGCACTCGTTTATCCAACAACAAACCCAATCCCGTCAATAAAGTGAACTCCAGCCAAATATTTCCGGCAAAAGCCACGGAGCATTCCCAAAAATCCAGTATATTTTCTCAACAGAAAATCTGCTCAAAATGGTATTCTAGAAAACAAACCCCGTCTACAGGTTGAATA is drawn from Geitlerinema sp. PCC 9228 and contains these coding sequences:
- a CDS encoding GNAT family N-acetyltransferase; this encodes MLELRELTDTSHADWEAVLQIYETAFPADERFSSERMRKRVQNRQDRLFVGYLDEKVVFMALTSPLSGTEFVLLGYLATHQDFRGRGIGSQFLRQIVATIHQQSRRYLLLEVETPDAGNDVLKSPLSPTERQQRQRRIQFYRRLGAVELAGVRYFVPGLSGGEPTEMKLMVLPKYHQNAIAGEKARYLVTRLFVHGYRQSKRDRLYQIMMDSIGNTVDLI
- a CDS encoding heavy metal translocating P-type ATPase gives rise to the protein MVKARTKAKNQSQIQNQQFQLSGMSCAACANRVEKAISGVEGVRSCNVNFALSQATVEYDGTQADSEQIQAAVKEAGYGAEPVSLDAETEDDSQNRAEKRQQRLLQKKVIVGGVISFILVVGSLPAMTGIDIPFIAPWWHNAWLQLLLTTPVVFWCGSGFYIGAWKAAKHATADMNTLVALGTGAAYLYSLFPTFFSGFFESQDLSTQVYYEAAAVVITLVLLGRWLEHRARGQTSEAIRKLMGLQAKTARVIRDGREQDIPISQVQVGDIFLVRPGEKIPVDGEVTQGSSTVDESMVTGEPIPATKKAGDEVIGATINKTGSFQAKASRVGKDTVLSQIVQLVQEAQGSKAPIQKLVDRVTAWFVPTVMAIALLTFVVWFFASGNLTFALVATVSVLIIACPCSLGLATPTSVMVGTGKGAENGILIKGADSLEIAHHLQTIVLDKTGTLTAGKPSVTNYVTVDGASGDELKILQLAATLEKSSEHPIAEAIVEYAKSQEVSLLGSVEDGFEAIAGSGVQGRVDGRWVQIGTAAWMRELEIDTQPLAEYAEKAEEDAKTTVWIAIDGRLEGLLAIADAVKPTAATVVAALQRMGIEVAMLTGDNQHTAHAIAREVGIDRVFAEVRPDQKAEIVRSLQAEVPKNKRNHRRKLVAMVGDGINDAPALAQADIGIAIGTGTDIAISASDITLISDDLHGIVTAIQLSRATMKNIRQNLFFAFVYNTASIPIAAGLFYPIFGWLLNPMIAGGAMAFSSVSVVTNALRLRKFEPRLDETCRS
- a CDS encoding C69 family dipeptidase; translation: MCDSLVALPDVTKTGELIFGKNSDRPAGEIQEAIVIPAQTYTAQASVECTYITIPQVEQTLAVIISQPKWMWGAEMGANECGVVIGNEAVWTIEPTRSTGLLGMDLVRLGLERGTSARKALQVIVELLSQYGQGGNCAEHFSMNYHNSFLIADRKEAWVLETAGQYWVAEQVTSGTRSISNQLSIRNAGTIRHPEVVEFAINQGWCQSEQDFDFAQIFSSSFVSDVPSPHSREGRVRQLCQFNQGKFSVETAQSILRDHHGGVCMHGAFVTAGSQISSLSEQGDQHWFIQQPHPCQHDYQPVSLSQHGSHASSLLPS
- a CDS encoding Uma2 family endonuclease, with product MVTLQLQQLDIPPGQRLWLRDIDWQALEAILKELGEHRAARIAYYQNTLEIRIPLPKREREKSLISDAIKILLEELEIDCECLGSTTFKNPERGYGIEPDECFYMANHQLVVGKDRLDPAIDPPPDLALEVDVTSKTQIDAYLGLGVPELWIYESSALNIYVLHSEQYQPSSTSPTFSELPVPTLIAELLNQSRTTGRSPALRAFRKRIQATI
- a CDS encoding Uma2 family endonuclease — encoded protein: MIAINLDPQLKLTDEIFAQICRCNPNLRLERSAQGELIAMPPTGSESGRQSLGLSAQLWVWNQQTNLGVAFDSSTGFKLSNGAIRSPDAAWVKKERWQSLSPEQKRKFAPICPDFVIELRSPTDELETLQQKLQEYIDNGTQLGWLVEPESRQVWIYRCQGKVEICDRPDKLSGEPILSNFEMDLQLVWQD